ATTTCTTTGAATCAAATCCAATTATAGATTCTTCCATTCAAATTATTCGAATTCAACTATCAGTTGAAAATCACATGTTATTGTTGTTTAACGTACATAATCATTAAGTATTTCTGGTTGGATTTTTTGTTTTAGCCATTACTGATGCTTCTATTTAGTTTCGATTTTTAATCAAAGCAGGAggaaattcaacatatataacaaaAACCTTCAGAATTGAAATTTTTCGTTGCAAAAATTCAGTTTATTAATTGTTTCagttttttagatttcattgatcgactatttatttcagtattggttgttgttattttgatcgATTTAACAATTGAGAAAATTGTAAAGCTTTGTAGTATATTTTCAGAGTTTTGTATAATCGATTATGAAAATAAGTTAAACAAATTTcgagttgaatttgattcaattattttatgaaaattattacTCAATGAATGATTGAATTGAGCTGCTGAATGTGATGAAATTCTATTCACAcagtttaaaatttaatttaggtatgtttcatatgtattttttgatatatttaatgataacactacatatgtatttttgaacaGCTTAATgttaacattgcatatgtattttttggttttcttgtCGAAATTTGATAGTATAACTATTTTTGCTGATAATATACTTCATACAAGTTTTTCTTCGATTCGATTCAATAGTTTTTGTATTTGgattaatagtttttttttgtgtttgtattttacgtTAACCAAATTTTGTATAAATGTTTTTTTTAATGGAGATGTTGGCTGTGTAAGTTTGTTTGCAGTTAAAGCTGAAAAGTGTTTGTTTTAACAAGTTATAATTTGACAAcatgtttatatttgtttattttttggttaaatcaagtagaaatgggaagcataccaGTGCTTGTGAAGCACTCTGGTCGGTGGACGTATAAAAAAACTACAAAGAATATATCACTGATGCTATACTTTTGAGCACATCAGCAACATTTATTGAGTTGCAGGATGAATTGGCATCTCACTTAAGTGTGGATTTAACAAGGAAACgtattctagtggaatatcaaaCTACTACTAATGCAGGGCAGAtagaaatacataatgatatgggtttaaaggtgtttatatttcataaaaagcAGCTATAAGACATGAATtatcttcctttatatgtaagcattttggagaaagttgtaggGAGCAACGTGGCTAGTTCTTCTATGTGTGTTGCTGAAAGAATAACCAATTGTGACAACATTTAAACActgataaatacaacaaatgaagaaTCTTTGGTGGTTTGTGAAGATACACAAGCATTAGATGTATTTGAAATGGATATTGTGGAGTTGATTATCTCAGATCCACatcacaaacatgttgaggaaGACCAGGCTTacttgagaaatatttttttgaatttagtcATGAAGGAATATTCAATTAGAGAGAAGTTTCAAACGCGAAgtaaaaggtcaagtaagaaaacGTACGTACATTTTATATCACTCTATTGTtgtttaatattagtttggatatgtattttcaaaatactaaattatgTGGGATGCAGGTATATGTtgttttgcaaatcaagaaaATGCGAGTTTTTAATGCGTGCATCAGGAACGGGAGAAACTGGAATGTTTAGGATAAGAGAATTCAGACCTCAACATACATGCCCGGTGAAGGACAAGATCTATCTAAAGGTGCATgctactagtatgttgataggtggtattgttaaacaaaaattcaagaaccaCAAAAGAAAATACAGTGCAACAGAAATTAGAAATGATATGAAGGAAGATTTTGGTATGGATCTGACATGCACTTTATGTTGGAGGGCGAAAGAAAGAGCgttagaagagttgaggggtaagCCATCAGCATCTTATGGGAAACTGCCATCATACTTATATGTACTGAATACTACCTATCTAGAggcacatataagaatgaagaagacagaTGAGAATgagttcttgtatgtatttatcgctCTAAATGCATTCATTAAGGGATTCGATCATTATAGGCCGatcgtagttgttgatgctagtcatcTGAGAGGAATGTATACTGGGGAATTTGTAACAGCATGTACAATGGTGGAGCAGGTTAGTATGAATTTGTAATAATTATATTGTAAaactttttatatgttttgtattTCTGCGTATCACCTGAAAATACATATCTCCActagatatatacatatctgtataaaATTACCTAGAGTTTCAAAGTTTCAtgaattaaaacatttaaaaatgatTATGTTTTATAGTTATGTGTGTCTAAATTTTATTAAATGTAATTGATaccatttatttgataaaatatacagTTTTAATTAcctgtatatataataaatacatatgcagttcctatatgtatttttattttactgcGCATAATTATTTTGTTTATACAGGTCATATATTCCCGCTGACATATGGTGTGATTGATTCTGAAATGATGCATCATGGACGTGGTTCTTTTAGAATCTAAAGAAAGCGTACGGGGAAAGACAAAACATGTGTGTTGTTTCTGATAGGAATTCAAGCATCATAAAGGCTGTTAGCGATGTGTACAACGATATtgcacattatgcatgtatgtggcatctatgggggAATGTTaaaaaactttacagaaagtcaCATGATGCATTGTCGGAGATATTTTATGTAatggccaaatcatattcaaagtcagaTTTTCAAATATTAATGGAAAAAGTTGAGATAGTTGATATTAGGGTGAAGAATTATTTGGAATTGGTTGGTTACGAAAAGTGGGCTAGGTCCTATGCAACAGTTAACCGAGGGTGatctttgacttcaaacattgcGGAGTCAATAAATGGGGtacttgtatcagctagagaactgacaatttatgactttcttgagaaGGTTCGATTATTGTTTGTAAAATGAAACTGCGAAAATAGCCAACAGGCTTCATATACCTTCACATCACTCATTGAAAAGTTTTATGACATACTCAAAGAGAACGAGGCTTTGTGTACTCATATGACAGTATGACTTTTtacatttttgaaatttatacttctgaaaaaaataattaatagaataaCTTCCATTAAGTCCTAAATGAATGGAAACagttaaaaaaaactaaaaagttaattaagaaaaatattatgtactctgcatatgtatttttactctGTATGtgtattttttctgaaaaatgctGGTGTGCTTACAACATATCGTATAAATatgaatttcatctttttgtaGCATAtcattaaactttttatttttgtatcaggTTGTACCATCCATAGAATATGTTTATACGATACACGACAAACAAAAACACTACATTGTTTacctcaaagaaaaaaaatgttcatGTAATTCATTTCAACTAGATcagataccatgtgcacatgcttgtgcggtgttggagaaaaagaattttgagaaggggCCAGACTGTTGtgatttgtttaaaccaaaaattgTTTTGAAAACATATGATATTCCCATCTACCTGTTGCCACACAAAGATGACTGGCTAATTCCAGAGAGCGTACTTGATGAAATAATACTAcctccaaaatacaaaagacctcCAGGAAGATCTGTGAATAAGGATTGTGGAAAATCAGGCCGgtatatgtttggaaagaagaacatcaactcatgtAGTGGTTGTGGGGCTAAGGATCACAATAGCCATTCCTGTAGGAAATATCGAAAATGAAACATTTCTCTTTCCGTATTAttgcttaaaattttattttcattttttataaacttgaactatttttttaatcatcaTTTGACAAGTGAACACAGTTAATTCTGAATTCTCATATGTATATGTTGAAAGATcttaacattgcatatgtattttgcagttcatatgtatttttagcattgaatatactttttagattaaaGTTGGTAACTTTGATTAATCAAACACTTATTTGATTCGTAATTGTTTATTGATTTAGCCACATATGACATATTTTGCAAATCtatgtttgaatttcaaaatcttaGCGCAGCATATGTgtttatatgataaaaatatatttaaatatataatacatatgtatttttaataaaaaatattaacactgcatatgtatttatgtaaaataaaatctcaCCATAAATTACAGAATTGTATTAAAAGTTCAAAATTATCTTTcatttcagttttcatttat
The Capsicum annuum cultivar UCD-10X-F1 unplaced genomic scaffold, UCD10Xv1.1 ctg3492, whole genome shotgun sequence DNA segment above includes these coding regions:
- the LOC107846596 gene encoding uncharacterized protein LOC107846596; translated protein: MDIVELIISDPHHKHVEEDQAYLRNIFLNLVMKEYSIREKFQTRSKRSSKKTYMLFCKSRKCEFLMRASGTGETGMFRIREFRPQHTCPVKDKIYLKVHATSMLIGGIVKQKFKNHKRKYSATEIRNDMKEDFGMDLTCTLCWRAKERALEELRGKPSASYGKLPSYLYVLNTTYLEAHIRMKKTDENEFLYVFIALNAFIKGFDHYRPIVVVDASHLRGMYTGEFVTACTMVEQNLKKAYGERQNMCVVSDRNSSIIKAVSDVYNDIAHYACMWHLWGNVKKLYRKSHDALSEIFYVMAKSYSKSDFQILMEKVEIVDIRVKNYLELVGYEKWARSYATVNRG